Proteins encoded by one window of Salvia splendens isolate huo1 chromosome 14, SspV2, whole genome shotgun sequence:
- the LOC121765380 gene encoding BTB/POZ and MATH domain-containing protein 2-like, translated as MGRFNKDTAEPSSSLAETTSTSKTETVNGSHDFKITGYSLSKGIGIGKYIASDTFTVGGYSWAVYFYPDGKSAEDNADYVSLFIALASEGTDVRALFELTLLDQSGRERHKVHSHFGRALETGPYTLRYRGSMWGYKRFYKRTALEASDYLKNDCLHVHCCVGVVTSHTKGPKIYSIPVSPSNIGLHFGQLLESGKGTDVNFEVDGEAFSAHKVILAARSPVFRAQLYGPMKDQNTECIKIKDVEAPIFKALLHWMYWDALPDFEELTGLNSKGASTMMFQHMLAAADRYGLERLRLLCEANLCEDVAINTVATTLALAEQHHCFQLKSVCLKFVALPENLRAVMQTDGFDYLKESCPHVITELLEYVARINEHSIAVGRVGIEGILDGGDVNGRRVKPRM; from the exons ATGGGCAGGTTCAACAAGGACACAGCGGAGCCCTCATCATCGCTGGCGGAGACAACGTCGACCTCGAAGACGGAGACGGTTAATGGCTCACACGATTTTAAGATCACGGGGTATTCGCTGTCGAAGGGAATTGGGATTGGGAAGTACATAGCGTCGGATACGTTTACGGTTGGCGGGTATTCGTGGGCAGTTTATTTCTATCCTGATGGAAAGAGCGCCGAGGATAATGCTGATTACGTTTCGCTATTCATCGCGTTAGCTAGCGAGGGCACCGATGTTAGGGCACTCTTTGAGCTGACTCTCTTGGATCAAAGTGGAAGGGAGAGGCACAAAGTCCATAGCCATTTTGGTAGGGCGTTGGAGACGGGACCGTATACTCTTAGATACAGAGGGAGCATGTG GGGTTACAAAAGGTTTTACAAAAGAACTGCTCTTGAAGCATCCGATTACCTGAAAAATGATTGCCTTCACGTGCATTGCTGTGTTGGTGTTGTTACGTCGCACACAAAAGGACCTAAGATATACTCGATTCCAGTTTCCCCATCAAATATTGGCCTGCATTTCGGGCAGCTGCTAGAAAGTGGAAAAGGGACTGATGTAAATTTTGAAGTTGATGGAGAAGCTTTTTCTGCTCACAAGGTGATTCTTGCTGCTCGATCACCTGTCTTCAGAGCTCAATTATATGGTCCAATGAAGGATCAAAATACGGAGTGTATAAAGATTAAAGATGTGGAGGCACCTATATTTAAG GCCCTGCTTCATTGGATGTACTGGGATGCACTTCCTGATTTTGAAGAGCTAACTGGGTTAAACTCAAAAGGGGCCTCGACCATGATGTTTCAGCATATGCTTGCTGCTGCTGATCGGTATGGTTTAGAGAGGTTGAGGTTGCTCTGTGAGGCTAACCTTTGTGAGGATGTTGCTATCAACACTGTTGCAACAACATTAGCACTTGCGGAACAACACCACTGTTTCCAGCTGAAATCAGTCTGTCTCAAATTTGTCGCTCTTCCTGAAAATCTTAGAG CGGTCATGCAGACAGATGGTTTTGATTACCTTAAAGAAAGCTGTCCACACGTGATCACCGAGTTATTGGAGTATGTTGCCAGGATCAATGAACACTCTATTGCTGTTGGCAGAGTAGGGATCGAAGGTATTCTAGACGGAGGTGATGTCAATGGCAGACGCGTCAAACCAAGAATGTAA